TTTCATGTCGGGACCAGGCGGAGAGCCCTACATCTACGACCCGGCAGTCTATTATGGCCACCGTGAAATGGACCTGGCATTTACACGGCTTTTTGGTGGGTTCGAACCCGCCTTTTACGAAGCGTATGACCAGCAGTATCCCCTGGAGCCAGGATTCGAAGAACGGGCTGACCTGTACAATCTGTATCCTATGTTGGTGCATGTGAACCTTTTTGGCCCCTCCTACCTCACTGGTATCCGACGTACGCTTAAACTTTTTCTATAGGGCGGTAAAGTACCTGATAATTGTTTCTGGTCTTTTGCTCCAAAATCACCTCTGTGGTTTCAGGCAAAAAACTAAATGAACCTTCCTGATAGTTTTTAATCGTAGCTAGCTGCAGTCCTTCATTATAGAGCAGCTGAAAGTCTCGCTGTAGAAAATCCCTCAGCCCATCCAGCTTGTCCTTTTGATAATCCATGCAAAAGGTAAATGTAAGGGCTGAGCTGTGCATCAGGTTTATCTTAATATTGGCATGATCCATCGCCTGAAAGATTTTCACCAGCTTTTTTTCGTCCATGAAACTGTTGTCTTTCACCCTGAGTGTGACCAGTAACTGATTTTCCTTAAAGACAAAACAATGCTTAGTGGTGGTCTTTTCCTGCTCCGAAATTCTGGTGCCTTTGCCTGATGGCTCCAGAAAAGAGCGCACAAAAAGAGGAATATTTCGCTGGGCCAGCGGTCTGATGGTTTTGGGATGAATCACCTTGGCTCCATAGTAAGTCAACTCGGTCACCTCCTGAAATGACAACTCATCGAAGAGCTCCGCCGAAGGGAATCGCTTTGGGTCTGCATTGAGTAGTCCCGGCACATCTTTCCAAACAGTGAGGCTCTCTGCCTTCAGACAGTAGGCGAAAATAGCGCCGGTATAGTCAGATCCCTCTCGCCCGAGCGTGGTAGATTTTCCCGTGAGGTCTGAACCGATAAAACCCTGTGTGATCACAGGACCTTTTTTTAGTAACTCAGGAATCTCTCGCTCTATAAAATGCTCAGTGAGTTGCCACTCCACATTGGCCTCTGTGAAAATGCTGTTCGTTTTCACATATTTTCGAGCATCCGTCCAGGAACATTCCATTTGGCTCTGCAGCTGATGGTAAACAATGGAAGTAGACAACAACTCACCGTATGGGATCACACTGTCGTAAAACTGCCCCCAGGATGCTGTGCGATTTTCCAGAGATCTTTCCAGCTGAATGAGCCAATTGTTCACGTCATCCGGCACCGTACCGAATAGCTCCTGAGAAAGGGACTGATGAGAAGAAATAAACTCCCTCAACCCTTCTTCATAAGACTCCCCAGCAAATGCCTGTCTGGCAATATTTTCAAGTTGGTTGGTGGATTTTCCCATGGCCGAAACGACCACCACTAAGGGCCGATCCATGTATTTTTTAACAATCTCCACCAGGTTTTTCACGCCCTGACCGTCCCTTACTGAAGCACCACCAAATTTGAAGATTCGCATCCTTGCAAACGATTTAAATGAATAAAAAAGCCTATTTTTGCCAAATCGCTCAAAACGAATTGTACCAAAAGATGAACAAAAATAGTTTAGGTCTTCCGATCGGCACTACACTTGACCGCTTTATCAAAAAAAAGCAGGATGAATTTGAATTTGCCACGGGAGAACTCTCCCAATTGCTGCGGGATATTGCCCTTGCAGGAAAGATTATTAACCGTGAGGTCAACAAGTCCGGGCTGCTGGATATCACCGGTGCCTATGGATCCAAAAACGTGCAGGGAGAAGACCAGCAAAAACTGGATGTGATTGCCAACATTCGATTTATCAGGGCACTCAGAAATGGCGGGCAGGTATGCGCTGTAGTGAGCGAAGAAGACGAGGAGATCGTTCATCTCAATCCACATTGCCGCTACATTGTAGCCATTGATCCACTGGATGGCTCCTCTAATATCGATGTGAATGTGTCTATTGGTACTATATTTTCCATCTACCGACGCACCTCACCCATAGGAGGGCCTGTGACGGAAAAAGACATACTGCAGCCCGGCACCGAACAGGTGGCAGCAGGCTACATACTCTATGGCTCCTCTACCATGCTAGTGTACACCACCGGTCATGGAGTCAATGGCTTTACCCTGGAGCCGTCGTTGGGAGAGTTCGTGCTCTCACACACCAACATGACATGCCCTGAAGATGGTGAGATCTATTCTATCAATGAGGGAAGCTTTCACCAGTTTGACAAGAGCATCCAGGACTACACCAACTGGTGTAAGGATCAGGGAATGACGGCCAGATATATTGGATCATTGGTAGCAGATTACCACAGAAATATGCTCAAAGGCGGAGTGTACCTCTACCCAAACACCAAAAAGGCACGCGAAGGGAAGTTACGTTTGCTATATGAGTGCAATGCCCTGGCTTTTATCGCTGAGCAAGCAGGAGGTATGGCCACTAATGGCTCCAAAAGGATATTGGAAATAGCGCCGACAACCTTTCATCAGAGAACCCCCTTCTATATAGGATCTAAAAACATGGTAGAAAAAGTGGTGGAGTTTGTAGCGGAAAAAGCAGAGGCCTAGAAAAAAAGAAACCCCGCAACCTTTTGAGCTACGGGGCATTCACCGCCATAATGATTAACTAATGACCCAAATGTAATATCCGATGATGAAAATACCCAATTCTGGGTATAAGTTTTTTCACATTTTTTTATTACCTGAATACATCATTCGGGTCTTCATTTTCATTTTCTCCCGAGCAATCACCCTTTCAGCAATATCAGAGGCGATTTGTCCGGGTTTTGAGTGTTCTAAAATTTCTTTTAAAACCTCCTCAGAAATATCAATTCTGTACATCGCATTGATCAAATACCCAAAATCATGGTCTAACAGGTGCTGAATTCTGGGGGTCAGGAAAGCATGTAGTTGCCCAAAAGGATCTTCTCCCGGGTCAAAGTCCAGTTCATCGGCTATTCCGAGATCTTTTTGGATGAGGTCATAACTGCCACTGGCCAACTTCACCGCACTTGACTGCTCGTCGTGGTTATCTGAGGTATTCATTTGAGTACAGTATCTATCCACTCTGTGGTCACCTCCACCAATTGATGCATGACTTCTTTACTCGTGCGCCCACTTGCTTTTGGTACTTTGAAGGAATGATCCGCAAACTCCACCTCCAGCATTCGTGCGGCAGGCAAGGAAGAGAGCACCTCGCGCATCAAGTCAATATTGGCTAGCTGATCATTGATCCCCTGGAGGAAAAGTTGTGGCACCTGTACCGCATTCAGATGAGTAGCACGTGCCTTGGAATTCTTACCTGGCGCATGGAGTGGGAACCCCAAATAAAAAATCCCTTTCACAGGGGCAGGTGATTGATCGGCCAGCAGGTGTGAGGCCATTCGCCCGCCATAGGATTTCCCTGAAATAATGATTGGAAGGTCTGGATAAGTGACGCACAGATAATCGATCACCAAGCCCCATGTTTCAATATTGGGTTTTGGTGCTCCGGGAAACTTCTTGCCACTTTCCATGTAGGGAAAATTGAATCTGGCCACATGAAAACCCCGAGCCACAAATAATCCGGAAATGCTGGTCATGAAGGGGTGGTGCATCCCTGCTCCTGCCCCATGAGCAATGATGATCACTGCTCTGGCGTTGTCCGCTTCTTCCACTTCAAGAGTGATTTGACCCAGACTGTCATTCAAGAATAGCTCCATAAGGTAAATTTAACATTCTTGATGAAATCCAATCTGGCAAGAGTCGCCACTGTCTATTCAAATTTGACCTGATCAGGCAATGCTTCCCAAGTACTCCTACTAGTACAGGCTATTCCATCCAGCCAAAGTCTTCCGTTTTAGGAATCCTCTCCAGCATGTCTATGATTTTCTGAGGTGGCACTACCACCTTTCGCTCCTTCAGACTCATGAAAGCTCCTGTGGCAATAATCACACAGGCCAGCTCACCATTCTGCTTCCAGACCTGCTGGCGGAATTTCCAGATTTTCAAATCCTTTCGGAAAGCTACAGCCGCACAGTCTACAGTGATTCGCTCATTCATGAAAACCTCTCTTTTGAAGGTAGTGTCCTCATGAAAAAGTACCGGCCCATAACCTGAAGCCACTAACTCCGCCAGAGGCAGGCTCAACTCATCAAAAAGCCCTACACGCACCTGAGCCGCATAATCATTGTATGCAGTATGGCGCATGTGCGCATTTGGGTCAAGGTCGGCCCATATCACCTGAAACTGTTGTTTGAAAGGCTCCAAAACTATTTCTCGGATTTGGTTTTAGCTGCCGCTTTTTTAGCCTTTGGGGCTGCTTCCTTCTTTTCTTTTTCAGCTGGCTTTTCCTCTGCCTGCTCTTGCTCTTCTTTTTTCTCCAGCAACTCAGGAAGGGTTTTGGCCATGGTGTTATACCAGGTTACCAGCTTCTTGATATCAGAAACATACACCCTGGACTCATCATACTCAGGCAATATGAATTTGAGGAAAGATTTCAGTTCATCAGGATCCGAAGAAGAAGTAAGTCCGGTATCACCTTTGAACTCGACATGGATTTTTCTAAGAACATCCTGAAGAGGCACTGCGCCTTCTTCATCAGTGGTGTAAATAGAGATATCTGATAAAATGGAAACCTTAGCCTGGATATTGGCAATAATTTTCTTTCCTGAGCCGTCGAGCGCTTCTAATATTACGCCGGTCCGTGTTGGGGATACAACTTTGAAAAGTCCTCCTTTTCCCGATACTGCGGCTACTTCATTGAAATCCATATCTATTATTTGTGGTTAGAGCATGCAAAAATAGGTATTGCAGCACAATACCAAAATGGATTACTCCTTTATCCCCTCATTTATTTCCCTGATGTAACCAATAATATCATCCTTGCCCTGTCCTGTCACTGTGGAAGTCATAAAATGGAGCGGAAGTTCCTCCCATTCCTTCTTGAGAATTTTGCGAAAAGCCGCAATGTTTGACTGGGCCTTATTCGCACCTCGCTTATCCACTTTGGTGAAAATAAGGGTGATGGGCATGCCCGCCTGCCCTAGAGAGGTCACAAACTCCAGATCGATGCGCTGTGGCTCTAACCTGGAATCTATCAGTACAAATACATTGGTAAGGTTCTCCCGGGTTTCAAAATAACCCGCTATCATTTTTTTCCAGCTAGCCTTCTGAGACTTACTCACTTTAGCCCATCCGTAGCCTGGCAAATCCACGAGGTACCAGCTATCATCTATCAAAAAGTGGTTGATTAGCTGCGTTTTTCCGGGCTTGGATGAAACTTTGGCCAACTTACTGTGATTGGTCAGCAGGTTGATCAGAGAGGATTTCCCTACATTGGATCGTCCTATGAAAGCATACTCAGGCTTGTCTCCTGCCGGGCACTCTCCTACTTCTGCACTACTTTTAATAAACTCAGCTGATTTGATTGGCTTCATGGAATAATTTTTAACAATAGGGGCAAACGCACGGTTTATGGTTAATATTGCAAGCGAATATGAGCGTAGTACCGTACAAAGATAAGCAGGGGAGTAAGAAAGAACAGGTTGCCACTATGTTTGATAACATCAGCGGCAATTATGACTTCCTCAATCACTTTCTCAGTCTGGGCATAGATATAGCCTGGAGAAAAAAGGCCATCCGGCAGCTAAAGGATCTCCAGCCCAAGCAAATACTGGACATAGCCACCGGAACGGGCGATTTTGCCATAGAGGCACTAGCACTGAAACCGGATAAAGTCACCGGTGTAGACATCTCAGAAGGGATGTTGGCGGTGGGTCGGCAAAAAATGAAGAAAAAAGGCCTGGATCAAAAAATCGAATTGTTATCGGGAGATTCTGAGGCACTGCAGTTTGAAGACAATAAGTTTGACGCTGTGATCGTTTCATTTGGCGTACGGAATTTCGAACATCTGGAAAAAGGTCTGGCGGATATGTATCGGGTATTAAAGCCCGGAGGGAGAACAGTTATTTTAGAGTTTTCAAAACCAAAATCCTTCCCCTTCAAGCAACTGTATCATTTTTATTTTAAGTGGATTTTACCTAAAATAGGCAATACTATTTCCAAAGATCAGGCCGCTTATACTTACTTACCAGAGTCTGTAAGGGCATTTCCTGATGGCCAGAATTTTTTAGAGATTTTAGAAAAAGTCGGCTTTAAAAACACTCAATGCAAACCACTAACCCTGGGCATCAGCTCCATCTACATAGGTACAAAATAATTGTATTCGCACTTATTTTGATGATGGCCCTACCCGGGTACACTCAGAATGAGGCCAGCGAAAACCTCTTAGACTATGATGCTCAGTGGATTCACTATGGTTTTCAAATAGGCCTCCACAGCTCCAAATATAAGATCAGGTACTCCGACGCTTATGCCACTGATGAGCTGGACTCCCTACACTCTATAGTACCTGGCAACCTGCCAGGCTGGAAGGTGGGTTTCGTGGTGGATATGAACTTACACAAGTACCTTAGTTTTCGAATACTACCCACCGTCGGTTTTTATGAGTACGACCTTACCTACAGGTACACAGACGGGCGAGAGCTACGTGAACTGAAGCCTGCTACCATGGTGGAGCTACCCATGCTCCTCAAATACAAATCTTCCAGAAGAGGCAATGTGGCCATGTACGTGGTGGGTGGCCTTAGCCCCGCATTTGAAGCGGCCGGCAAAGGGGACCAACTGGACACCCGTGAGCGACTGGAACTCCGCGACTGGAACGTGTCGGTGGATGCCGGCGTAGGATTTGACTTGTTTTTCCCCTTATTTAAATTTTCCCCGGAAGTACGCTATTCGTGGGGGCTAAGAGACATGCTGACCGACGGTACCAACACCTATGATGTAGCTCTGAAAAGGCTGAGTTATCAGAACATCGCATTCTACGTCACCTTCGAAGGAGGCCCAACGTACCTGCGGGAAGCCAAAAAACGTCGACGATGAGTAAACCCATAGCATTGATCACCGGCGCCACCAGTGGAATTGGTGAAGCTACCGCCAGATGCCTGGCCAAAGATTATCGATTAATTATCTGTGGCCGGCGCCAGGATCGGTTAACCAAGTTAGAAAAAGAGCTTGCCGAAGAAACTGAAGTCACAACCCTTTCATTTGACGTTCGGGACAGACTGGCGGCAGAGACTGCAATAAGCGGTTTACCAGCCAAATGGCAATCGGTGGATGTGCTGATCAATAACGCAGGGAATGCCCATGGGCTCAGTGCGATCCAGGATGGACAAGTCGCCGACTGGGATGCCATGATCGACATCAACGTGAAGGGTCTGCTCTATGTAAGCAATGCCGTCATCCCTGGCATGGTGAGCCGACAAAAAGGACACATCATAAACATAGGATCCGTAGCAGGTATAGAAGTATATCCTAAGGGAAATGTCTACAATGCGTCAAAATATGCTGTGGATGCCATATCCAAAGGGATGCGACAAGACCTAATCACTGAGGGGATCAAAGTATCTGAAATCAAGCCAGGCCTGGTCCAAACTGAATTTTCAGCCGTCAGGTTCAAGGGCGATCAGGAGCGCGCAGAAAAAGTCTATGTAGGATTTGACCCCTTGCAAGCTCAGGACATAGCAGAGACCGTGACCTTTATCCTATCCCGGCCCGCCCATGTAAATATTGCCGACATGCTGGTGCTGGCAGGTGCCCAGGCCTCGGCTACCATGGTGCACAAGAAAAATTAAAAGGGCCTTGCAATGGCTCACGCTTCCATTAGGTTTGCGGTAACAACATTACCCTAAAACCCTGATTTTTTATGAAGCATATTTTGGTTCTGGGAGCCGGGCGCTCCTCTACCTCACTGATCAATTACCTCCTGGAAAACGCTAAGGAAAACGACTGGAAAGTGGTGATTGGCGAAAAGGATACCTCCATTGCCAGAAAGAAATTTAAGGATGCGGATGTCATCGAGTTTGATATCAATGACAAAGCCCTGGCCACGGCGCAAATCACCAATGCTCAGCTAGTCATCAGCATGCTACCCGCCAGCCTACACCCCATCGTGGCAGGCATTTGCGCTGAAATAGGCCGGGACATGCTCACCGCCTCTTACATCTCTCCTGAAATCAAAGCCCTTTCGGATCAATTTGCAGCCTCGGGAAATCAATGCATCATGGAACTGGGGCTAGACCCGGGTATTGATCACATGTCTGCCATGAGGGTACTGGATCGCATCAAAGCTGCGGGGCACACGCTTACCTCATTTGAAACCTTCACAGGAGGTCTGCTGGCAGAAGACAAACTCAAGGAAAACCCCTGGGCCTATAAGTTTACCTGGAATCCCCGAAATGTCGTTTTAGCCGGAACTGGCAATGTGAAATTCCTTCAGGAATCCCGTTTCAAATACATTCCCTATCACAAACTTTTCAAGCGGACTGAAATCATTCACATACCGGGATATGGCCATTTCGAAGGCTACGCCAACCGTGACTCGCTCAAGTACCTTGATCTATACAAGCTGCGGGGCATTCAGACCCTCTACCGAGGTACCCTGAGAAGACCGGGGTTCTGCAAAGCCTGGGACATTTTTGTGCAGCTAGGGGCTACAGATGATACTTATGAGATGGAAAATGTGTCTGAAATGACCCACCGGCAGTTCATCAACTCCTTTTTGATGTTTAACCCGCACGATTCGGTGGAGCTCAAGCTGGCCCATTACCTGAATATCGGGTTGGAATCTGATGAGATGTATAAACTCAACTGGCTGAATATCTTCTCTGAAGAACCAGTGGGGCTGGACAAAGGAACCCCCGCACAAATACTGGAGCACATCCTCAAGAAGAAATGGACACTTGACGATACTGACAAAGACATGATTGTGATGTGGCACAAGTTCAGCTATCTGGACAATGGCCGACCTAAAGAGATACAGGCGCACATGATCGCGCTGGGTGATGACCCGGTGAACACTGCCATGTCCAAGACCGTGGGACTGCCCCTGGCGATCGCCGCAAAAATGATTCTTCAGGGAAAAATTAAAACAACAGGAGTCTCTATCCCCACTCAGCAGGAAATCTACGAACCCATCCTGGATGAGCTGGAGAACATGGGCTTTGAGTTTTCTGAGAGAGAAACGGTCTCCTAGCTACAGATGGAGATAAAAATCTCTTAACAACTTCACAAAGCCGGAGGTGTAACCACCATCTCCGGTTTTAATATAAAAATCCTCCACTACCGGATCCACCTTCTGGTAGGCGTATTGACCCATCACTCGAAAAGGTAATGCCCCAGGGCTGTCGTACACTTGCAGTGCCCTTTGGAGAAAAAGTCCTGATCCCATAGCCAGGTCTGCAAATTGCTTAGCCTCCCTAACAGGATAGA
The sequence above is drawn from the Marinoscillum sp. 108 genome and encodes:
- a CDS encoding porin family protein; this translates as MQTTNPGHQLHLHRYKIIVFALILMMALPGYTQNEASENLLDYDAQWIHYGFQIGLHSSKYKIRYSDAYATDELDSLHSIVPGNLPGWKVGFVVDMNLHKYLSFRILPTVGFYEYDLTYRYTDGRELRELKPATMVELPMLLKYKSSRRGNVAMYVVGGLSPAFEAAGKGDQLDTRERLELRDWNVSVDAGVGFDLFFPLFKFSPEVRYSWGLRDMLTDGTNTYDVALKRLSYQNIAFYVTFEGGPTYLREAKKRRR
- the yihA gene encoding ribosome biogenesis GTP-binding protein YihA/YsxC — encoded protein: MKPIKSAEFIKSSAEVGECPAGDKPEYAFIGRSNVGKSSLINLLTNHSKLAKVSSKPGKTQLINHFLIDDSWYLVDLPGYGWAKVSKSQKASWKKMIAGYFETRENLTNVFVLIDSRLEPQRIDLEFVTSLGQAGMPITLIFTKVDKRGANKAQSNIAAFRKILKKEWEELPLHFMTSTVTGQGKDDIIGYIREINEGIKE
- a CDS encoding SDR family NAD(P)-dependent oxidoreductase translates to MSKPIALITGATSGIGEATARCLAKDYRLIICGRRQDRLTKLEKELAEETEVTTLSFDVRDRLAAETAISGLPAKWQSVDVLINNAGNAHGLSAIQDGQVADWDAMIDINVKGLLYVSNAVIPGMVSRQKGHIINIGSVAGIEVYPKGNVYNASKYAVDAISKGMRQDLITEGIKVSEIKPGLVQTEFSAVRFKGDQERAEKVYVGFDPLQAQDIAETVTFILSRPAHVNIADMLVLAGAQASATMVHKKN
- a CDS encoding aspartate kinase, with translation MRIFKFGGASVRDGQGVKNLVEIVKKYMDRPLVVVVSAMGKSTNQLENIARQAFAGESYEEGLREFISSHQSLSQELFGTVPDDVNNWLIQLERSLENRTASWGQFYDSVIPYGELLSTSIVYHQLQSQMECSWTDARKYVKTNSIFTEANVEWQLTEHFIEREIPELLKKGPVITQGFIGSDLTGKSTTLGREGSDYTGAIFAYCLKAESLTVWKDVPGLLNADPKRFPSAELFDELSFQEVTELTYYGAKVIHPKTIRPLAQRNIPLFVRSFLEPSGKGTRISEQEKTTTKHCFVFKENQLLVTLRVKDNSFMDEKKLVKIFQAMDHANIKINLMHSSALTFTFCMDYQKDKLDGLRDFLQRDFQLLYNEGLQLATIKNYQEGSFSFLPETTEVILEQKTRNNYQVLYRPIEKV
- the fbp gene encoding class 1 fructose-bisphosphatase — translated: MNKNSLGLPIGTTLDRFIKKKQDEFEFATGELSQLLRDIALAGKIINREVNKSGLLDITGAYGSKNVQGEDQQKLDVIANIRFIRALRNGGQVCAVVSEEDEEIVHLNPHCRYIVAIDPLDGSSNIDVNVSIGTIFSIYRRTSPIGGPVTEKDILQPGTEQVAAGYILYGSSTMLVYTTGHGVNGFTLEPSLGEFVLSHTNMTCPEDGEIYSINEGSFHQFDKSIQDYTNWCKDQGMTARYIGSLVADYHRNMLKGGVYLYPNTKKAREGKLRLLYECNALAFIAEQAGGMATNGSKRILEIAPTTFHQRTPFYIGSKNMVEKVVEFVAEKAEA
- the ubiE gene encoding bifunctional demethylmenaquinone methyltransferase/2-methoxy-6-polyprenyl-1,4-benzoquinol methylase UbiE, translating into MSVVPYKDKQGSKKEQVATMFDNISGNYDFLNHFLSLGIDIAWRKKAIRQLKDLQPKQILDIATGTGDFAIEALALKPDKVTGVDISEGMLAVGRQKMKKKGLDQKIELLSGDSEALQFEDNKFDAVIVSFGVRNFEHLEKGLADMYRVLKPGGRTVILEFSKPKSFPFKQLYHFYFKWILPKIGNTISKDQAAYTYLPESVRAFPDGQNFLEILEKVGFKNTQCKPLTLGISSIYIGTK
- a CDS encoding alpha/beta family hydrolase translates to MELFLNDSLGQITLEVEEADNARAVIIIAHGAGAGMHHPFMTSISGLFVARGFHVARFNFPYMESGKKFPGAPKPNIETWGLVIDYLCVTYPDLPIIISGKSYGGRMASHLLADQSPAPVKGIFYLGFPLHAPGKNSKARATHLNAVQVPQLFLQGINDQLANIDLMREVLSSLPAARMLEVEFADHSFKVPKASGRTSKEVMHQLVEVTTEWIDTVLK
- a CDS encoding DUF5606 domain-containing protein: MDFNEVAAVSGKGGLFKVVSPTRTGVILEALDGSGKKIIANIQAKVSILSDISIYTTDEEGAVPLQDVLRKIHVEFKGDTGLTSSSDPDELKSFLKFILPEYDESRVYVSDIKKLVTWYNTMAKTLPELLEKKEEQEQAEEKPAEKEKKEAAPKAKKAAAKTKSEK
- a CDS encoding saccharopine dehydrogenase family protein, which translates into the protein MKHILVLGAGRSSTSLINYLLENAKENDWKVVIGEKDTSIARKKFKDADVIEFDINDKALATAQITNAQLVISMLPASLHPIVAGICAEIGRDMLTASYISPEIKALSDQFAASGNQCIMELGLDPGIDHMSAMRVLDRIKAAGHTLTSFETFTGGLLAEDKLKENPWAYKFTWNPRNVVLAGTGNVKFLQESRFKYIPYHKLFKRTEIIHIPGYGHFEGYANRDSLKYLDLYKLRGIQTLYRGTLRRPGFCKAWDIFVQLGATDDTYEMENVSEMTHRQFINSFLMFNPHDSVELKLAHYLNIGLESDEMYKLNWLNIFSEEPVGLDKGTPAQILEHILKKKWTLDDTDKDMIVMWHKFSYLDNGRPKEIQAHMIALGDDPVNTAMSKTVGLPLAIAAKMILQGKIKTTGVSIPTQQEIYEPILDELENMGFEFSERETVS
- a CDS encoding thioesterase family protein produces the protein MIWADLDPNAHMRHTAYNDYAAQVRVGLFDELSLPLAELVASGYGPVLFHEDTTFKREVFMNERITVDCAAVAFRKDLKIWKFRQQVWKQNGELACVIIATGAFMSLKERKVVVPPQKIIDMLERIPKTEDFGWME